A genomic segment from Peribacillus sp. ACCC06369 encodes:
- a CDS encoding YjcZ family sporulation protein produces MGFRYGGGFAFKVVLFILLVAAAMPRVMEHTAEYKKPTLIGRFFYDI; encoded by the coding sequence TTGGGTTTTCGATATGGCGGAGGTTTCGCCTTTAAAGTCGTTTTGTTTATCCTTTTGGTTGCGGCGGCGATGCCCCGGGTTATGGAACATACTGCTGAATACAAAAAACCGACATTGATAGGTCGGTTTTTCTATGACATATAA
- a CDS encoding cytochrome P450 has translation MLGILMDARDVSDDVVIGGYHFKKGTMILISSYLMQHNPEYFDQPESFIPERFDNNYLKSLPAFAYFPFGGGPRVCIGNHFAMMEAVLLLACIAQRYRIQIAPDHHEVTPLPSLTLRPKSGLRMVVEERNTESFEPGASLI, from the coding sequence ATGCTTGGAATCTTGATGGATGCCCGGGATGTGTCGGACGATGTTGTAATAGGAGGATATCACTTTAAAAAAGGCACTATGATTCTAATAAGTTCTTATTTGATGCAGCATAACCCAGAGTATTTTGATCAACCTGAATCTTTTATTCCTGAACGATTTGATAACAACTATTTGAAAAGCCTGCCTGCGTTCGCTTACTTTCCCTTTGGCGGAGGGCCGCGGGTTTGTATTGGCAATCATTTTGCCATGATGGAAGCGGTGCTTTTGCTGGCCTGCATTGCTCAACGATATAGGATTCAGATTGCACCTGACCATCATGAAGTAACCCCCCTTCCGTCCCTTACGCTCAGACCTAAGAGTGGGTTGCGCATGGTAGTAGAAGAAAGAAATACAGAATCCTTCGAACCTGGAGCATCCTTGATCTAA
- a CDS encoding cytochrome P450, translating to MSQTDGAFRDSPKVPNGRLISGHTKEFQTDPLGFLTQLAKEYGEVAKFRLGPFQNVYLVLNPDLIKEILVTKQKSFVKSKDFTVLKPLLGEGLLTSEKDFHMR from the coding sequence TTGAGCCAAACTGATGGTGCCTTCCGCGATTCTCCAAAAGTTCCAAATGGAAGGCTGATTTCCGGACATACAAAGGAATTTCAAACAGATCCCCTCGGCTTTCTTACCCAATTGGCCAAGGAATATGGGGAGGTTGCTAAATTCCGGTTAGGACCATTCCAAAATGTTTACCTCGTTTTAAATCCTGATCTAATAAAAGAAATACTCGTAACAAAACAAAAATCCTTCGTCAAATCAAAGGACTTCACTGTATTGAAACCACTTCTCGGTGAAGGTCTACTTACAAGCGAAAAGGACTTTCATATGCGTTAG
- a CDS encoding bacitracin ABC transporter ATP-binding protein — MHKKTKNPIISDEFLDQVVKEINEQFGGPINEKNDHFQHGNDEERS, encoded by the coding sequence ATGCACAAAAAAACAAAAAATCCGATAATATCCGATGAATTTTTAGATCAAGTGGTTAAGGAAATCAATGAACAATTTGGTGGACCCATTAATGAAAAAAATGATCATTTCCAACATGGAAACGATGAAGAAAGAAGTTAA
- the galU gene encoding UTP--glucose-1-phosphate uridylyltransferase GalU, with amino-acid sequence MIKKAVIPAAGLGTRFLPATKAQPKEMLPIVDKPTIQYIIEEAVQSGITDIIIITGKNKRAIEDHFDKSIELEMLLQKKGQNDLLKTVENISNMVDIHYVRQKEPLGLGHAVLCAKTFIGDEPFAVLLGDDIVDSRVPALKQLMERYNKVQASIIGCKEVLPADVSKYGIVNFQEQYEDLFLVKNLVEKPKVEEAPSTQAIIGRYILSPAIFEILETLQPDPKGEIQLTEALDLLLKKEPLYSYIIEGHRYDVGDKFGFLQASIDFAMKRPELRDQLITYLRQLFP; translated from the coding sequence ATGATAAAGAAAGCCGTAATTCCAGCAGCCGGTTTAGGAACACGATTTTTACCCGCTACGAAAGCTCAACCAAAGGAAATGCTGCCGATTGTCGATAAGCCGACCATTCAATATATTATCGAGGAAGCGGTACAATCAGGGATTACAGATATTATCATCATTACAGGGAAAAACAAACGTGCCATCGAAGATCATTTCGATAAATCCATTGAGCTTGAAATGCTTTTACAAAAGAAAGGACAAAATGATCTGCTAAAGACCGTGGAGAACATTTCCAATATGGTGGATATTCACTATGTAAGACAAAAGGAACCATTGGGTCTGGGGCATGCAGTTTTATGTGCCAAAACGTTTATTGGAGACGAACCTTTTGCAGTCCTGTTAGGTGATGATATCGTGGATAGCCGGGTCCCAGCCTTGAAGCAGTTAATGGAACGGTATAACAAGGTTCAAGCGAGCATTATCGGGTGTAAGGAAGTGTTACCTGCCGATGTATCCAAGTATGGGATTGTAAATTTTCAAGAACAATATGAGGATTTATTTCTGGTAAAAAACTTAGTGGAAAAGCCAAAAGTTGAGGAGGCACCCTCAACACAGGCGATTATTGGCCGATATATTTTATCGCCTGCCATTTTTGAAATCCTCGAAACCTTACAGCCAGATCCTAAGGGGGAAATCCAGCTTACCGAAGCTTTGGATCTTTTGCTAAAAAAGGAACCATTATATTCGTATATCATTGAGGGACATCGATATGACGTCGGGGATAAATTTGGCTTTCTTCAAGCATCAATTGATTTCGCCATGAAACGACCTGAACTTCGTGATCAGCTAATAACATATTTAAGACAGTTGTTTCCTTAA
- a CDS encoding DUF6044 family protein has product MENQERKQILFALLVIVLYLSPLFILGENAHIRVHDNLDSNIAWYKVLSESGELFGAIDAKIPQIMNGLPRNAFGSEFSIIVWLYALFPTMVAYAISQALTRFIAFFGMYILLKKHLVTGRQSGWIRVGTSLAFALTPFWPSGMLSTLGMPLALWAFLNIRSKDHSWKNYLVLTLLPLYSSIVLGFFFFLVAMGFLWISDVIRKKGWNLRFLLSIVYMTVIFGLVEYRLVASFIFDSEPNSRDEYFHARLPLEWVIKLTFKNFVLGHTHVMTVHALIILPITVFALYIILTKKLWRQEKIFVFLFGLNFMLSAWYAFWFYKGWLPLTERFHTLDTFNFARFHFLRPMVIYLGFALAIKIIWEHSDYAKKTLSIFIAVQIMILMGFNEEITHNKKPSFKEFYAESLFQEIKDHIGLPQEEYRVASIGLHPAIAQFNGFYTLDSYNNFYPLTYKHQFRQIIENELAKNKNIKIYFDEWGGRCYLFTDELGKHYMFKKGSKKELENLELNVDAYKGLGGKYIFSAIPINNAKENGLVLERIFIKKGSIWKIYLYRVT; this is encoded by the coding sequence ATTGAAAATCAAGAGAGAAAACAAATCCTTTTTGCCTTACTTGTCATTGTTTTATATCTTTCCCCTTTATTCATCCTTGGAGAAAATGCGCATATTCGTGTACATGATAATTTGGATTCCAACATTGCCTGGTATAAAGTGCTTTCTGAGAGCGGTGAATTATTCGGTGCAATAGACGCCAAAATTCCACAGATTATGAATGGGCTGCCACGAAATGCGTTTGGCAGTGAATTCAGTATCATCGTGTGGCTGTATGCACTTTTCCCGACAATGGTTGCATATGCAATAAGCCAGGCATTAACAAGATTCATTGCTTTCTTTGGTATGTATATCCTATTAAAAAAACATTTGGTTACAGGGCGCCAATCAGGATGGATTAGGGTTGGAACATCCTTGGCCTTTGCCCTTACCCCATTTTGGCCATCGGGAATGCTCAGTACTCTTGGGATGCCGCTAGCCCTTTGGGCTTTTTTGAATATCCGCAGCAAGGACCATTCGTGGAAGAATTATTTGGTCCTTACACTTTTACCGCTTTATTCAAGCATCGTGCTTGGCTTTTTCTTTTTTCTTGTTGCAATGGGCTTCCTTTGGATATCGGATGTGATCAGGAAAAAAGGGTGGAATTTAAGGTTTCTACTTTCAATCGTGTATATGACGGTCATTTTTGGTCTGGTCGAGTATCGGCTGGTCGCTTCCTTCATTTTTGATTCGGAGCCGAACAGCAGAGATGAATATTTTCATGCAAGGCTGCCGCTCGAGTGGGTCATCAAGCTTACTTTCAAAAATTTCGTCCTTGGACATACGCATGTCATGACTGTACATGCGCTTATCATTCTGCCGATTACAGTCTTTGCCCTTTATATCATTTTGACCAAAAAGCTATGGAGACAGGAAAAGATATTTGTTTTTTTGTTCGGCTTGAATTTTATGCTTTCCGCGTGGTACGCATTTTGGTTTTATAAAGGCTGGCTTCCTTTAACGGAAAGGTTCCACACCTTGGATACCTTTAATTTTGCCAGATTTCACTTTTTAAGGCCGATGGTGATTTACTTGGGGTTTGCCCTCGCGATAAAAATCATCTGGGAGCACAGCGATTATGCCAAGAAAACCCTTTCAATATTCATAGCCGTTCAAATTATGATCTTAATGGGTTTCAATGAAGAAATCACTCACAATAAAAAACCATCTTTTAAAGAGTTCTATGCAGAAAGTCTTTTTCAAGAAATAAAAGATCATATTGGCCTTCCACAGGAAGAATATCGGGTAGCGAGCATTGGCCTACATCCTGCGATTGCCCAATTTAATGGGTTTTACACGCTTGATAGCTATAACAATTTCTATCCGCTTACTTACAAACATCAATTTCGTCAAATAATTGAAAACGAATTGGCTAAGAATAAAAACATCAAAATCTACTTTGATGAATGGGGAGGGCGTTGTTACCTATTTACCGATGAGCTTGGGAAGCATTATATGTTCAAGAAAGGCTCGAAGAAAGAGCTAGAAAATTTGGAACTTAATGTCGATGCGTATAAAGGGTTAGGTGGCAAGTATATATTTTCTGCTATACCAATCAACAATGCGAAGGAAAACGGGTTGGTACTAGAAAGGATTTTCATAAAGAAAGGAAGTATCTGGAAAATTTATTTATACAGAGTCACGTGA
- a CDS encoding glycosyltransferase family 2 protein, which yields MNSPIVTIVVPCYNEESVLQDTISQLCGLVRGLVEENVVSDKSKILLVDDGSKDQTWKIIYKETINNEFVRGLKLSRNAGHQNALLAGMFTANEASDCVISIDADLQDDIQVIPEFIRKFNEGCEIVYGVRQKRDLDSFFKRTSATGFYKLMNKMGVNLIYNHADFRLMSKRAIVELEQFEETNLFLRGIVPLIGFKTDSVYYDRKERLAGETKYPLKKMVAFALDGITSFSVTPIRLVLWLGCLSFFISLLFGSYFLWLKFYGQTETGWTSLITSIWLIGGLQLIAVGLIGEYIGKIYNESKRRPKYIVDLDLFNPLDLTKREQLDNERNSIEKLSKTH from the coding sequence GTGAATTCACCGATAGTAACGATTGTTGTACCTTGTTATAACGAAGAAAGCGTTTTGCAGGATACCATTTCCCAACTTTGTGGATTGGTGAGGGGTTTAGTCGAAGAAAACGTTGTATCCGATAAAAGTAAAATTCTATTGGTTGATGATGGAAGCAAAGATCAAACATGGAAGATCATTTATAAAGAAACGATTAACAATGAATTTGTTCGTGGGCTAAAGCTTTCCCGGAATGCAGGTCATCAAAATGCACTTCTGGCAGGAATGTTTACAGCCAATGAAGCCTCGGATTGTGTGATTTCCATTGATGCAGATTTGCAGGATGATATTCAAGTCATCCCTGAATTCATTCGGAAATTCAATGAAGGTTGTGAAATTGTATATGGTGTCCGCCAGAAAAGGGACCTTGATTCATTTTTTAAACGAACATCTGCAACTGGTTTTTATAAATTGATGAACAAGATGGGGGTTAACCTTATCTATAATCATGCCGATTTCCGGCTAATGAGCAAAAGGGCGATCGTGGAGCTGGAACAGTTTGAAGAAACGAATCTTTTTTTACGGGGAATCGTCCCGCTCATTGGGTTCAAGACGGACTCTGTTTATTATGACAGAAAAGAAAGATTGGCTGGGGAAACGAAGTATCCATTAAAGAAGATGGTTGCCTTTGCGCTTGATGGCATTACTTCTTTTTCAGTTACGCCGATCCGGCTTGTATTATGGCTAGGATGTCTTTCCTTTTTCATTAGCTTACTCTTTGGGTCATACTTTTTATGGTTAAAGTTTTATGGACAGACCGAAACGGGCTGGACCTCATTAATTACCTCCATATGGTTGATCGGTGGACTGCAGTTGATTGCTGTCGGCTTGATTGGGGAATATATCGGTAAAATATATAATGAATCCAAACGCCGGCCTAAATATATTGTTGATCTGGATCTATTTAATCCGCTCGATTTAACAAAACGGGAGCAACTAGACAATGAACGGAACAGTATTGAAAAACTATCTAAAACACACTAA
- a CDS encoding GtrA family protein: MNGTVLKNYLKHTNSFIRFLLVGIVNTAVGLSIMLFLMNVLDLSYWISTFFGNGTGAVTSFLLNRTFTFKSDIDLRRGVARFFCVILICYSAAYSLGQAIAESMEGFVHLSIQQNVAVLIGTIFYTVLNYIGQKYFVFKKSNLRPIQEGRN, from the coding sequence ATGAACGGAACAGTATTGAAAAACTATCTAAAACACACTAATTCCTTTATCCGCTTTTTATTGGTTGGAATAGTCAATACAGCGGTTGGACTTTCCATCATGCTTTTTCTCATGAATGTTCTTGATTTATCTTACTGGATCTCCACCTTTTTCGGTAATGGTACGGGAGCTGTAACGAGTTTTCTGTTGAACAGGACATTTACCTTTAAAAGCGATATAGACTTGCGGAGAGGAGTTGCCCGTTTCTTTTGCGTCATCCTGATTTGTTATTCCGCCGCTTATTCTTTAGGACAGGCCATTGCAGAATCGATGGAAGGATTCGTTCATTTATCCATACAGCAAAATGTGGCTGTACTCATTGGAACAATCTTTTATACAGTACTTAACTATATTGGCCAGAAATACTTTGTCTTTAAGAAAAGTAATTTGAGACCAATTCAAGAAGGAAGGAACTAA
- a CDS encoding APC family permease, with product MLSSIKRFLIGRPLKSNALGEQKLNKTKALAILSSDALSSVAYGPEQILIVLITVGAAAFWYSIPIAIGVLILLTALILSYRQIIFAYPHGGGAYVVSKNNLGINPGLIAGGSLLVDYILTVAVSVSAGTDAITSAFPGLHSYNVGIAIIFVILLTILNLRGVTESASVLAYPVYLFVLALFILIGVGIYKILTGGVSPELHAPIGTPVAGISLFILLRAFASGSSALTGVEAISNAIPNFKDPAPNNAAKTLIAMGSLLAVLFSGVVFLAYYLSIVPSAEVTVVSQIAEEIFGRNFMYFFIQGTTALILILAANTGYSAFPLLAVNLAKDKFIPRAFTIRGDRLGYSNGIIILGLASIILIVAFKGHTENLIPLYAVGVFIPFTLSQTGMIVKWLREKPKGWVVKLTINSIGAIISLVVTMIFFLTKFTQVWSVLIFLPIIILIFHRIRKHYEAVGDQLRITTCEPILPIEGNIILVPVAGITHVVENSLNYAKSLSANQIIAVYVAFEREDEKKFEEKWKKWQPDVRLVTLNSYYRSIIQPLTKFVDTVEHKASESNYKVTVIIPQFIPKKGWHNILHNQSSLLIRAYLLYRRNVVITTVPYHLKK from the coding sequence ATGTTATCTTCTATAAAGAGGTTCTTGATAGGGAGACCTTTAAAATCAAATGCACTTGGCGAGCAAAAGCTAAACAAAACTAAGGCTTTGGCCATCCTATCTTCTGATGCATTGTCTTCGGTTGCTTATGGACCGGAACAAATATTGATCGTTCTCATCACGGTCGGTGCCGCGGCATTCTGGTATTCAATCCCGATAGCAATCGGGGTATTGATCCTGTTAACGGCCTTGATCTTGTCCTATAGACAAATCATTTTTGCCTATCCCCATGGCGGGGGAGCCTATGTGGTTTCAAAAAACAATTTAGGCATCAATCCAGGGTTGATAGCTGGAGGATCCTTATTGGTCGATTATATATTAACTGTCGCTGTAAGTGTTTCTGCAGGAACGGATGCCATCACGTCCGCTTTTCCAGGCCTGCATTCATATAATGTCGGCATAGCCATCATTTTCGTCATTCTACTTACCATCCTAAATCTTAGGGGGGTTACGGAGTCGGCCTCTGTTTTGGCCTATCCGGTGTACCTATTCGTTTTAGCATTGTTCATCTTGATTGGTGTAGGAATTTACAAGATCTTGACAGGAGGAGTTTCACCGGAATTGCACGCGCCAATCGGGACCCCTGTAGCGGGCATCAGTTTATTTATACTGCTAAGAGCATTTGCATCAGGCAGCTCCGCATTGACAGGAGTCGAAGCGATTTCCAATGCGATTCCGAACTTTAAAGATCCAGCCCCGAATAATGCTGCAAAAACTTTAATAGCTATGGGGTCCTTACTAGCTGTATTATTTTCGGGAGTCGTATTCTTAGCCTATTATTTAAGCATTGTTCCCAGCGCAGAGGTCACGGTCGTCTCGCAGATTGCTGAAGAAATCTTTGGACGGAATTTCATGTATTTCTTCATTCAAGGTACGACTGCATTGATCTTGATACTGGCCGCAAATACTGGCTATTCGGCATTCCCGCTGCTTGCGGTAAATCTTGCAAAGGATAAATTCATACCAAGGGCGTTTACGATTAGAGGGGACCGATTAGGATATTCCAATGGAATTATCATACTGGGGCTTGCGTCCATCATCTTAATAGTCGCATTTAAAGGACATACAGAAAATCTAATTCCCCTTTATGCTGTAGGGGTATTTATACCATTTACGCTGTCCCAGACCGGAATGATCGTTAAATGGCTCCGCGAAAAGCCAAAAGGCTGGGTGGTTAAATTAACCATTAATTCAATTGGTGCCATTATTAGCCTGGTCGTCACGATGATATTCTTTTTAACCAAATTTACGCAGGTATGGTCTGTTTTGATTTTTTTACCAATCATCATTTTAATTTTTCATCGAATAAGAAAGCATTATGAAGCAGTTGGTGACCAACTGAGGATTACAACTTGTGAGCCCATCTTACCAATAGAAGGGAATATCATTCTTGTCCCTGTGGCGGGTATAACTCATGTGGTTGAGAATTCCTTAAATTATGCTAAATCTCTTTCAGCAAATCAGATCATTGCCGTTTATGTTGCTTTTGAAAGAGAAGATGAAAAGAAATTCGAAGAAAAATGGAAAAAGTGGCAGCCTGATGTTAGACTCGTCACACTGAACTCTTATTACAGAAGCATCATTCAGCCATTAACTAAGTTTGTGGATACAGTTGAACATAAGGCGAGTGAATCTAACTATAAAGTTACAGTGATCATCCCGCAATTCATTCCGAAGAAGGGATGGCACAATATTCTTCATAACCAATCAAGTTTACTGATCCGTGCCTACTTACTTTATAGAAGAAATGTAGTTATTACGACAGTGCCATATCATTTGAAGAAGTAA
- a CDS encoding RhaT/GlcU family sugar-proton symporter has product MDILLALLPALFWGSIVLFNVKLGGGPYSQTLGTTIGALIFSIGVYIFADIKLSLLVFGVGVVSGLFWAVGQANQLKSIDLMGVSKTMPISTGLQLISTTLFGVIVFHEWSTMKAVILGVLALVFIIIGIVLTSLEDKESKEGKSGNLKKGIVILLISTFGYLVYVVVARLFDVDGWSALFPQAIGMVIGGLLLTFKHKPFNKYTIRNIIPGLIWAAGNMFLFISQPRVGVATSFSLSQMGIVISTIGGIIILREKKTKRQLIGIGIGIILIIIAGIMLGLAKS; this is encoded by the coding sequence ATGGATATATTATTAGCTCTCTTGCCGGCATTATTCTGGGGAAGCATCGTTCTATTTAATGTGAAACTGGGGGGAGGACCTTACAGTCAAACATTAGGTACAACGATTGGCGCCTTGATTTTCTCAATTGGTGTTTATATTTTTGCCGATATTAAGTTATCCCTATTGGTATTTGGTGTCGGGGTCGTTTCTGGATTGTTTTGGGCCGTGGGACAAGCTAATCAGCTTAAGAGCATCGATTTAATGGGTGTTTCCAAAACGATGCCGATATCAACTGGATTGCAGCTCATTTCAACCACTTTATTTGGGGTCATTGTTTTTCACGAATGGTCTACAATGAAAGCGGTCATTTTAGGCGTTTTGGCATTGGTTTTCATTATTATAGGAATTGTTTTGACCTCCTTGGAAGATAAAGAATCAAAAGAAGGCAAATCGGGAAACTTGAAGAAAGGAATTGTTATTCTCCTCATCTCGACATTCGGTTATTTGGTCTATGTGGTCGTGGCCCGTCTTTTTGATGTTGATGGCTGGTCAGCGTTGTTCCCTCAAGCGATCGGGATGGTGATAGGCGGTCTATTATTGACCTTTAAACATAAGCCGTTTAACAAGTATACGATTCGCAATATCATTCCGGGACTGATATGGGCAGCAGGGAACATGTTTCTATTCATATCCCAGCCCCGTGTTGGAGTGGCTACGAGTTTTTCCCTTTCTCAAATGGGCATTGTCATATCAACTATCGGCGGGATCATCATTTTACGTGAAAAGAAAACGAAGCGCCAACTAATTGGAATCGGCATTGGAATTATCTTGATTATCATAGCTGGGATTATGCTTGGATTGGCAAAAAGTTAA
- a CDS encoding SDR family oxidoreductase → MYTDLEGKVVVITGSSTGLGKAMAIRFAQEKAKVVVNYRTKSEEADSVLEEIKTNGGEVIAVKGDVTVEEDVINLVQSAIKKFGKLDIFINNAGIENPVPSHEMPLSDWNRVIDTNLTGNFLGCREAIKYFVENDIKGNVINMSSVHEMIPWPLFVHYAASKGGVKLLTETLALEYAPKGIRVNSIGPGAIATPINADKLEDPEKKKDLESMIPMGYIGKPEEIAAVAVWLASSESSYVTGITLFADGGMTKYPSFQAGRG, encoded by the coding sequence ATGTATACAGATTTAGAGGGTAAGGTCGTTGTTATAACCGGTTCATCCACTGGTTTAGGAAAAGCGATGGCCATTCGCTTTGCTCAGGAAAAGGCAAAGGTAGTCGTTAACTATCGCACAAAATCAGAGGAAGCGGATAGTGTATTGGAAGAGATCAAAACCAATGGCGGGGAAGTTATCGCAGTGAAAGGCGATGTCACCGTTGAAGAAGATGTGATTAACCTGGTTCAATCAGCGATAAAGAAGTTCGGGAAACTCGATATATTCATCAATAATGCAGGTATAGAAAACCCTGTTCCATCTCACGAGATGCCGTTAAGCGACTGGAATAGGGTAATCGATACAAACTTAACCGGTAATTTCTTAGGCTGCCGTGAAGCCATCAAGTATTTTGTAGAGAACGATATTAAAGGGAATGTGATAAACATGTCCAGTGTACATGAGATGATTCCCTGGCCTTTATTCGTTCACTACGCGGCAAGCAAGGGTGGTGTGAAGTTGCTTACGGAAACCTTGGCTCTTGAATATGCACCAAAAGGGATCCGTGTGAATAGCATTGGTCCTGGAGCTATCGCCACGCCAATAAATGCCGACAAGCTTGAAGATCCCGAAAAGAAAAAGGATCTGGAAAGCATGATTCCGATGGGTTATATCGGAAAGCCTGAGGAAATTGCCGCGGTTGCTGTATGGCTTGCATCTTCAGAATCCAGTTATGTAACGGGCATCACTCTCTTCGCTGACGGCGGTATGACAAAATACCCTTCATTCCAAGCGGGAAGAGGATGA
- a CDS encoding NAD(P)H-dependent oxidoreductase translates to MKVVAIVGSIRKESYNLKLAKYIQTRYQDRFELEILNIRDLPFYDQDIENDPPLVVKEFKSKVAEADAVLWVTPEYNGTIPGVLGNAIDWLSRVDKVLIGRPSWIMGASMGQLGTVKAQLHLRDILFALGISSPLLPGNEVYVGAVHDKIDNEGSLTHESTVQFIDTVVDNFISWYNHHTR, encoded by the coding sequence ATGAAAGTTGTTGCAATAGTGGGAAGTATCCGTAAAGAATCTTACAACCTTAAGCTTGCCAAATATATTCAAACTAGATATCAAGATCGGTTTGAACTCGAAATCTTAAACATTCGGGATTTACCTTTTTATGATCAAGATATTGAAAATGATCCTCCATTAGTTGTAAAAGAATTTAAAAGCAAAGTGGCCGAAGCAGATGCAGTCTTGTGGGTAACACCAGAATACAATGGTACGATTCCAGGTGTATTGGGCAATGCAATCGATTGGTTATCACGTGTCGATAAAGTCTTGATTGGCAGACCTTCATGGATCATGGGTGCATCAATGGGGCAATTAGGTACGGTTAAAGCTCAATTGCATTTGCGTGACATCTTATTCGCATTAGGCATCTCCTCCCCACTCCTTCCCGGGAATGAAGTATATGTTGGAGCCGTTCATGACAAAATCGATAACGAAGGCAGTCTTACACATGAGTCGACTGTCCAGTTTATAGATACTGTCGTCGATAACTTCATTAGCTGGTATAATCATCATACTCGTTAA
- a CDS encoding bile acid:sodium symporter family protein, translating to MLKLINEQMDKIMPLITPISVVIGILLAEHLMDYTFLVPWIFAFITFSGSLGSNFKSLQRAVTHPLPVFIVLIILHILMPIWAFCLGHLVFHGDAFTITGLVLAVVIPTGVTSMIWVSMYKGNAALALTIILIDTLLSPFIVPYSFSLFGGGSIEMDSGSMVKGLIGMVVLPSLLAMFLNQITKGKIPYILSPRLAPFSKISVGIVVILNSSKIAPYLTHFDKKLMIMSFLVLFIAASGYALSWMVGACLKWEKGDIITLTFTGGMRNISAGAVLATTYFPAAVAVPVVLGMLFQQMLASFFGYVMEKHYHHVVNEGRSAE from the coding sequence ATGCTGAAGTTAATAAATGAACAAATGGATAAAATTATGCCTCTCATCACGCCGATAAGCGTGGTTATTGGCATCTTGTTGGCCGAACATCTAATGGATTACACCTTTCTTGTTCCATGGATATTTGCCTTCATTACATTTTCCGGAAGTTTAGGCTCCAACTTTAAATCTCTGCAACGGGCAGTCACCCACCCTTTACCTGTATTCATCGTATTGATCATCCTCCACATACTTATGCCTATTTGGGCCTTTTGTCTCGGCCATTTAGTGTTTCATGGTGATGCTTTCACGATTACCGGCTTAGTGCTGGCTGTAGTTATTCCAACCGGTGTCACTAGTATGATTTGGGTATCGATGTATAAAGGGAATGCCGCACTTGCCCTAACCATCATCTTAATCGACACCCTTCTCTCACCATTCATCGTTCCTTACAGTTTTTCCCTTTTTGGAGGCGGTTCAATCGAAATGGATTCGGGGTCGATGGTGAAAGGATTGATCGGGATGGTCGTTCTTCCGTCCCTTCTTGCCATGTTCTTGAATCAGATTACAAAAGGGAAGATACCATATATACTATCCCCCCGCTTAGCTCCATTTTCCAAGATAAGCGTTGGAATCGTAGTCATATTGAACAGTTCAAAAATTGCGCCCTATTTAACCCATTTCGACAAGAAATTAATGATCATGTCCTTCTTGGTTTTGTTCATCGCTGCTTCAGGCTATGCCCTTTCTTGGATGGTCGGTGCATGTTTAAAATGGGAAAAGGGGGACATCATCACCTTGACATTTACAGGCGGTATGCGAAATATCAGTGCAGGAGCTGTTCTTGCAACCACCTATTTTCCTGCTGCCGTCGCGGTACCCGTTGTACTTGGCATGCTGTTTCAACAAATGCTTGCTTCCTTTTTTGGCTATGTAATGGAGAAGCATTACCATCACGTTGTGAATGAGGGGCGATCCGCCGAATGA
- a CDS encoding Rrf2 family transcriptional regulator, whose product MSEKVSSIMWFSLAVQSLLILADHDGLCNSTKLADKLDSESGFLRKILSNLVKAGLIQAKEGRDGGYSLAKNPDQIILADIYSAIKSEPFSKGFLDVNDKKCFQPSSREALCGLKNEMESWIIQGLEKKTIADLLSKS is encoded by the coding sequence ATGTCAGAAAAGGTTTCCAGTATAATGTGGTTTAGTCTTGCAGTACAATCTCTGCTAATACTTGCTGATCATGATGGATTATGCAATAGTACTAAATTGGCCGATAAGCTTGATTCGGAGTCGGGTTTTCTTAGAAAAATATTAAGTAATTTAGTGAAGGCAGGGCTGATTCAAGCGAAGGAAGGCAGGGATGGAGGATATTCACTTGCCAAAAATCCCGATCAAATCATACTTGCGGATATATACTCTGCAATTAAATCCGAACCTTTTTCAAAAGGCTTCCTAGATGTAAATGATAAAAAATGCTTTCAACCATCTTCTCGTGAAGCTTTATGCGGTTTGAAAAATGAGATGGAGAGCTGGATAATACAGGGCTTGGAGAAGAAGACGATTGCTGATTTACTATCAAAATCTTAA